Sequence from the Armatimonadota bacterium genome:
CAGCTGCATCTTCCCCGCCCCGAACAGCTCGCCGACCGTCTTCATCCCGTCGAGCAGGATGTCGTTGACGATCTCAAGCGGCTTGTACACCTTCATCGCTTGGTCGAGGTGGTCGTCGAGCCCTTTCTTGATCCCATCGACGATGTGCTTCTTCAGCACGTCTTCGACCCCCAGGCCCTCGAACGCGTCGGCGGACGTATCGACCGCCTTCACGTTCTCAAACCGCTTCATCAGCTCGATCAGCGGATCGTATGTGACTTCTCGCTCTTCGCTCATTCCGTTCGGCACCAAGTTTACTTGTCGGTCAACTAACATCGTTAGGCACCATAAAGTGGCATTTAGTCTCGGTATGCTTGTGCCTAGTGACCAACTTCGGCTCATATCCCTACTCTTCTCAACGAATGCCTGTGTTCGCCCGCAACGTCGTGGCGACCTCTCAGCCGTTGGCGGCCTCAGTGGGGCTGGAGACGCTCAGGCGTGGGGGGAACGCGATGGACGCGGCGCTGGCGACGGCGATCTGCCTGACGGTGGTCGAGCCGACCTCGAACGGCATCGGCTCGGACGCGTTCGCCTTGATTTGGTCTGGCGGCGAGTTGCAAGGACTGAACGCGAGCGGCAAGTCGCCTGCGAACTGGGACGTCTCGAGGTTCGACGGCATGGAGCAAGTTCCCTTGCGAGGATGGGATGCGGTGACGGTGCCGGGCGCGGTCGATGCGTGGGTGCAGTGCTCGCGGCGGTTCGGGCGCATGCCGTTCAGCGAGCTTTTCGACGGTGCGCTGCGCTACGCCGAAGACGGATTCCACGTCTCCCCCGTCATAGGGCTTGTGTGGGCGCGTGCGGCGGAGGCGTTCAAGGGGTTCCCCGCTTTCTATGACACTTTTATGCCGGGGGACAAGGCGCCCGAGATCGGGAGCATCATGTTTCTTCCCGACCACGCCGAGACGCTTCGCTTGATCGCAGAGAGCGAGGGCGAAGCGTTCTATCGTGGTGAGATCGCTGAGAAGATCGTCAAGGACGCCGAGGCCAACGGCGCGGCTATGTCGCTGGACGACCTCGCGCAGCACGAGTCGGAGTGGGTCGAGCCGATCTCCATCGGCTTTCACGGCGTCGATCTGAATGAGATCCCGCCGAACGGCCAGGGCCTCGCTGCACTGATCGCGCTGGGCGTCTTGCGCCACACTCCGGTTCTCGACTTCCCCATCGACTCCGCGGACTCGGTCCACCATCAGATCGAAGCGATGAAGATCGCGTTCGCGGAGGTCTTCGCGCATCTCAGCGACCCAGCAACCATGCGCGCCTCGGTCGATGAGCTGCTTGATGACACGTATCTCAAAAAGCAAGCCGACTCGATCGACCCGAAGAGCGCAGGTAAGGCACGCTCGATGCTCGCAGCCGCGCCGAGTACCGTCTATCTGTGCACCGCGGACGACGAGGGCATGATGGTTTCGTTCATCCAGTCGAACTACTACGGCTTTGGATCCGGCGTGGTCGTCCCCGGCACGGGGATCGCGCTGCAGAACAGGGGCTGCGGTTTCACTCTCGAAAAAGACCACCCCAACGAGGCCGCCCCCGGCAAGCGCCCGTTCCACACGATCATCCCCGGCTTTGTAACTTCGGAGCGCGGGCTCTCAGCCCGCATCCAGGACCACGGACTCTCAGTCCGTGAGCCCGCTCCTATGGAAAGCGCGGTCCTTCAATCCGCTCAGGATGACAACCCCGCGCACTCCCAAAATGCGCTGATGGCGTTCGGGGTGATGGGAGGTCACATGCAGGCGCAGGGGCACGTGCAGACGGTTCTGCGAACCTTCGGCCACGGCCAAAACCCGCAAGCCGCATCTGATGCCCCACGCTGGCAGGTTTCTGAGGACGGCGAGGTCCTACTCGAAGAGGGTTTCGATACGAGTGTCGCCGACAATCTCGCGGCTCGCGAACACAAGGTTAAAACCAACATGGCTCCCGGCCACTTCGGCGGCGGTCAGTACATCTTGAAGCTCGAAGACGGCTACTGCGCCGCGAGCGACCACCGCAAGGACGGCTGTGCCCTAGGATTCTGATACAATAAGAGAATGCTCTTGGCGCTCGCCGTCACTCTGCTGCTAGGGAACCAGGGGAACGTGTCCGATGAGAGCGTGACTTTTCACGGTCATGCCAAACGTGTGTCCGTGCTCCTGGCTGAGCTAGGAGAACAGATCGGTCAAGAGCTCCTTGCCGACAAGCGCGCCGGTGACCTCGTGCTATTCCTTGCAGTTAAGGACGTCAAGGCGGAAGATCTCTTAGTGCAGATCGCTTGGGCGACCTACTCCGACTGGGTCGAAAACGACGACGGCTCGCAGACGCTCACTTACTCAGAGCAGAAAGTAGAGCGGCGAAGCGACGAATTAGCCAGCGAATTGCGCACGAGAGTAGAAGCGTGGAGCGAGGCAGCGTACAAGGGACAGCCTGAAGAGTTCACAGCCGATGAGGCAATAGAGCTTGCGTTCTGGCTACAAAGCCTTTCGCACCGAGAGCGCATGACAGCAAAACAGTCTAGCGTTGGCGCTGCCGCAAGATTCCCGGCACACAGGCTTCTCAAGAGGTTGCTTCCTCTGATCGACTACGCCAAAGTCGTACTTACTGGAGAACAGACGTTCAGCACATTCCCCGATCTCTGGTCGTTACAACTCCCTGAATCCGCTGCTGCACCGCTGGACGACTATAAGAGGGAGATCGCCATGCTGGCGACAGCCCTGGAGCCGTACGGACTTTCGGTCATGGGGCTTCCCTTAGACTCTCGAGAAAACAGAGTAGTCACGTTTGACTCACCTGAGCGCGTCGATTTGAGAGTCAGTGAGCAGCGTGTTGCGATCAGCATCTATGGACCACTTGGCACAGGATCTATTGACATCGGATATCTCTCCTCACATGGAGAGAACTCGGCAACGAGGAATCCTTACGAATCCGATTGGATGCGCCGCCTGCCTGTCGGTCTAAGGATAGAGTTCAGCAGCGCGACTCAGGCCCTCGTCAAGATGCGCAGGAAACTCGCAATAAACCAGGAGCAGACCGATCGACAGATGGTGCTGCGTCCAATCAAAAGGGATCCGCTTAGCTTTGTCGCTAGCGACGCGCTCGGCGCAATAGGCAAGGTTCTAGCTCGCAACGTCGTGGCGGTCCTTATGGACGAACAGCGCTTGTTGTGGGCACCGTCGACTTCTGGCAATTCTGTTGCGATCGGATGGTTGCTCGAAGGGCTCAACCAGCACCAGTCGCATTTTGATGACGATTGGATCACGTTCAGAATGCCTAATCCACGGACCGACCGAAAGAGACAGATGGATCGCGCCGAGCTAGGCCTTGCGCTGAGGAACACTGTGAGAGACGGTCGCTTCATGATCGACGATCTCCTTGCCTTCTGGCCCGCTGACAGTGATTCTGCGCACTTCGAGGCCTACTATCAAGGAGTCGCGATGCTTATGCCTCCGACCACCGAACGGGTTCTTCACAACAGCATAGACTTCCTCAGCTTTTTGGCCAGTTTGACACCCGGTGAACTACGGGCGACGACCGGTTCAGGCTTGACCGTGTCGCAGCTCTCACCCGCAGCAAGAGCGGCATTCCGAAAGCTCCAATTCCTCAATGGTGTGCCGTATCTAGAGGTTCTCGGAATGTTCTACACTGGCGTCCCAGATAGCGCTCTTCTTAAAATTACGTTCGAGCGCGCAGAGCCGCATGCCATATTGGAGGCCTTACCGGAGGAAACTGGAAAAGGCTGGTATTACAATTTCTTCAGTGCGAAGACACTGTCCTACGATCGACGTTACCTCTTTCGCAACAACGTCGGGTTTACGCTTGTTCTAGAAACGAATGCTGGGAGTGCTTACAGAGTATTCGGGTTCGGAGAGAACGGTTTTGGCTTAACGCCGACGCACTACGACGACCTACCAGATCACTTGCAACAGTGGTTTAAGGAGAGCAGCGAAGTTCAGCGAAAGAAACGCGGCGGGAGGTAGCTTGCTCATTCTCGCGCACAACCGCGCTCTACGCTTCCAGCTCAACGCCTAGCCCGTCGGCTACGCGGTTGACGAACGCGAAATACGCAACGATACACGTGAGGTCGTGGATCGCGCGGTCATTCAGGCCTTCATCGCGCAACGCGTCAACATCACCCTGCGACATCTCTGCGGGAGTGCGCGTGAGTTTCGTGGCGTAATCCAGGATCGCTCGGTCGACGGATTCAAGCTCCATCGCGCGATAGTCGCCGATTAACCCGCCGACGAACGCCTCGACCTCCGACCCCGGCCGGCCTTCCCCTCCCAGAGCAGCGCGGAGACCCCGCGCGTGGTGTTCGACTCAGTAGTGACACCCGTTCAGCCCTGAAACGACCACGGCGATCATCTCTCTTTGCACGCGCGACAGCGGCCCAGGCTTGTGCATCAACTCGAGGTACAGGTCGTAGTGAAGCCTCATAACCTCGGGATGCACGCAGTGGATCTGGAGGATGTTGTCCTTGTCGGGCACCCTCTGTTCGGGCGCGATCTCGCTCTCGGGGACGTACTCTATGAATGCCATGAAGCTCCTCGACTAAGCAGACCTTACCCGCTCGCAATCCAGTCCCAGCATCTACGCCGCAAGTCCCATATCCATGCTCTGCTGATTCGCTAAAATCAAGCCGAAATGCAAATCAAGAACCCGTTGCGGCACGGCCTGTGCGTTGCGATGGCAGCGGGGCTTCTATTCGGTCTGGCCACCTGCGCCCTTTCCCACAAGCGCGACCTCGTGTGGAGCTACGAATGGTGGGTGGCCTACGAGGGCGAACGTGAGCTGGAGTTCTGGTTCACCGACTTTGGCGGCGGCAAGTCGGACGTTTGGCTCGAATTCGAGTACGGCGTCGACGGTCACTATATGGTCGCTCCGTACCTGCTGATGGAGCGCGATGGCAGCGATCTGAGGGTCGTCGGCTGGAAGTTCGAACAGCGGTACTCGTTCGGCGAGTTCGCTTTCGACCGTGTCCTCCCCGGCCTATACTTCGAGGTCAAGAAGGAGGGCGGAGAAGCGTACGAACTGGAGGCTAAGCTCATTACGACTGTGGCGTTCAGCTCTGGCTACAACTGGACGACCAACATCATCGCAGAGGGCAAGGCGGACGGAAAGAACGCCGTCGAGTGGGAGTACTCAACCGGCGTCAGCTTCAGGGAGGGTCGCAAATTGAGCTACGGAATCGAAGCGTTTGGAAACATCACAAAACAGAGGCACTTCGTCGGTCCAACTATCGGATTGCAGTTAGACCGTGGCCAGAAGGTCCTCGTCGGGTACGGGGTCTCGACAAAGGGCGCTCCCGGTCGGCTCAGGCTCATTTTTGAGTGGGAGTTTTAGGCTAGGACGCGACGAACGCCGTGCGGAGTCCGCACGGCGTTGGTTCTATTGGTGCGCAACAAACCCACCTTCCTAACGCTTCATGCTTCGCCAGGGCTAAACTGCACTCTTTCGGCTAGATACAACGTCTGTTCAGGCAGGAGACGAACAATGGAATTTCTGTCTGAACTATGGATGCCGATCCTCCTCTCCGCGGCCTTCGTCTGGATCGCCAGCTCGGTCATGCACATGGTATTGCCACATCACAAATCTGACTATGTCGGACTTCCTGACGAGGAGCGCGTAACAAGTGCGCTCGAGGGAGTAGCACCGGGCCAATACATGTTTCCGTTCACCACGATGGCCGAGATGAAATCGCCCGAACACCAAGCCAAGATGGAAAAGGGTCCGAACGGGATCCTCACGATCTGGCCTGTTGCCACGAACATGGGGCGAAACCTGGGTTTGATGTTGCTGCTTTATGTTGTCATCGGCGTTTTCATCGCCTACGTCGGATCGAATTCAAGTCTGGATGGCGCACCGTACCTGTCGGTGTTTCGCGTTTGCGGAGCGATCGCGTTCATGGCCCATGGCCTCGGCTGGATTCCCCACATGATTTGGTTCGGGACCAAAGGGTTCTGGGCGTACACGTTCGACAGCGTCGTCTACGCGCTCCTCACGGCCGGCGTTTTCGGCTGGCTCTGGCCGTCGTAAAGTGGTTGCCTGACAACGCAGGCTCAATCCCACTGTACAATGGCGACATGAAAATTGGCCTGTCCTGCTACCTGTGCGGCAAGCAGTACGACCGAAGCGTCCTTCAAACTCTCTGCACGGACTGCAAGCGGCCTTTGCGCGTCGATTACGATCTTGATCCTTCCACGATGTCGAAGGAGGCGTTGAAAGATCGAGAGCCGTCCATGTGGCGGTACAGGGAGGTCTTGCCTCCGTGCGAGGTCGTCAGTCTCGGAGAGGGGATGACGCCGCTGTGGCACACGCCTTCGCTTGGGCTCAATGTTTGGGTGAAAGACGAGGGCGTCAACCCCACTGCTTCTTTCAAAGCCCGGGGGATAAGCGTCGCGGTGAGCATGGCGAAGCACCTGGGTGCGACCGAACTGGCTGCGCCGAGCGCGGGCAATGCGGGCGGCGCGCTTGCGGCGTACTGCGCGAAGGCCGGACTGAAGGCGCACGTCTACATGCCGAAGGACACGCCCCTCGCTTGCATCATCGAGGCGCAGATGCACGGCGCGGACGTGCAGCTGATCGACGGGCTGATCAACGATTGCGGTCGCATGATCGCCGAAGTGAAGGAGGAGCGCGGATGGTTCGACGTCAGCACCCTCAAAGAGCCGTACCGGATCGAAGGCAAGAAAACGATGGGTTACGAAATCGCAGAGCAGATGTCGTGGTCTCTGCCAGACGCAATCATCTATCCTACCGGCGGCGGAACGGGGCTGATCGGAATGTGGAAGGCGTTCGACGAGATGGAGCGCATGGAGTGGATCGGATCAAAGCGCCCGAAGATGATCTCCGTTCAGGCGACCGGCTGCTGTCCGATCGTGACTGCCTTTGAGAAGGGAGAACGGTTTGCGGAACTGCACGAAAACGCCCACACGGTGGCGAGCGGATTGCGCGTGCCAGCGGCGGTCGGCGACTTCATCATGCTCGACCTGATTCGCGCTTCCGGCGGGACGGCGATCGCGGTCACCGACGAAGAGATGATCTCGTGCGCACGCGAGATCGCTGCTAAGACCGGCGTCTTCGCCTGCCCGGAAGGCGGCGCTACGCTTGCGGCCTACCGCCGACTGATCGACAACGGCTTCCTCAAGGAGTCAGACCAGACCGTGCTGTTCAATACCGGCAGCGGCGTGAAGTACCTCGAAGCGTTAGGCCAATAGCGACCGAACACCGTTGGATCAGTCGAAATTGCGTCCGGTTGGCTCACAGTGGCAGTTTGAACCTAGAATCCCACCCAAACTGTCTCATAATCTAAGTCATGAAGTTTGAAAGTCCCCTGCTCGATGCCCTTGCCGAGCGCGTCTTGGTCTGGGACGGGGCCAGCGGCACGCAGTTGCAAATCGCGGCGCAGGACGACGCGGACTTTACTCTCGACCCTTCAGCCGACTATCCGACAAAGATCAAAGATGCCGCGCAACGGCTCGACGGCAAGCCGCTCGATGGGTGCAACGACATTTTGAACATCACGCGACCCGAGGTTGTTCAAGCGTTGCACGAGTCCTACCTCGCGGTCGGGTGCGACATCGTCGAAACGAACAGTTTCGGCACGACCTCGATCGTTCTCGACGATTATGAGATTCCTGAGCTGGTCTACGATATCAGCCTAGCGTCGGCACAGATAGCGCGGCGCGCCACGGACAAGTTCTCAACGAGCGACAGGCCGCGCTTTGCAGTCGGGGCGGTCGGCCCCGGAACGAAGCTCATCAGCCTCGGCCAGGCGACGTGGGACGAGCTGGAGTCGACGTACTGCGATGCGATGACCGGCTTGATCGACGGCGGAGTCGACGCTCTGCTCCTCGAAACCCTACAAGACCTTCTGATGGCAAAGGCGAGCATCGTGGGCGCAGAGCGTGCGATGGCCGAGACGGGAAAGCGGCTTCCGCTGTTCGTGCAGATCACGATTGAACAGACAGGCACGATGCTCGTCGGAAGCGAGATCGGAGCGGCGCTCAACATGGTCGAGTGCTTCCCCGGCGTCGTCGCTGTCGGCATAAACTGCGCGACCGGCCCGAAGGAGATGGCGTCGCACGTGCGGTTCCTCGGCAAAAACTCTACACGTCCCATCTCCGTGCAGCCGAACGCGGGGCTCCCTTTGATGGAGGGCGGAAGAGCTGTCTACAAGCTCACGCCAGAGGAGCTTGCGCAGCACCACGAGCTGTTCGTGAAGGAGGACGGTGTCGCAATGGCGGGCGGCTGTTGCGGAACGACGCCAGAGCACATGAAGTTGGTCGTCGAAGCGGTCGGCGGACGACCGCACACGAGCAACGCGCATTGGATGAAGTGCCGCGACCTCTTCCCCGGCTTCGACTTCTCAATGAAGACTCAAGAGCAGATGAGCGCGCTGAAGCTCGTAGGTTGTTCGTCGCTCTACCAGTTCGTCCCTTACGACCAGGAGCCCTCGTTCCTCATCATTGGCGAAAGGACGAACGCGAACGGCAGCAGGAAGTTCAAGAAACTGCTCGCTAACGATAACTGGGACGCGATGGTCGACCTCGCGCGCGAGCTTGAAGGCGAAGGTTCGCACGTCATCGACGTCTGCACCGCCTACGTTGGCCGCGACGAAGAGCGCGACATGCGGATTCTTCTCAGCCTCTACAACAAGCAGGTGACCGTGCCGATCATGATCGACTCGACCGAGGCGAACGTGATCGAGGTATCGCTGCAGTACCTCGCGGGCAAGCCGATCATCAACTCGATCAACTTCGAGGACGGCGGCGAGCGTCTGCACACGGTGCTCGGCTTCGCTCAGAAGTACGCCGCAGCGGTCGTCGCCTTAACGATAGACGAGGACGGAATGGCGAAAACCTGCGCTCGTAAAATCGAGGTCGCGGATCGACTGATCGAGCAGACCCGCGCTTACGGACTCCCCGATCACGACGTGTTCTTCGACTGCCTCACCTTCACGCTCGGCTCGGGCGACGAAGAGTTCCGGACCGCCGCGATCGAGACCATCAAGGCGATCAAGGAGATCAAGAGGAAGTACCCGCTGGCGAACACGACGCTCGGGGTCAGCAACATCTCGTTCGGCCTCAATCCCGCCACCAGGATCGTGCTGAACTCCGTTTTCCTGCACTACGCTCTCAAGGCCGGACTCAGCAGCGGGATCGTCCACGGAAGCAAGATACTGCCAGAGAACAAGATCGACCCCGAGGTTTGGAAGATTACGGAAGACCTGGTGTTCGACCGGCGCGAGTACGCCAGCGCCTGAACCGCGACCAAGGCGCGGTTCGGGGTAACGTCCCTGCATGAGTATGAGACGCCTTGCTCTCTTTGCTGTATTCGCGCTCGCCCTTGCCTCGCTCGCCAGGGCGGACGGGATCGACGACGCGATCAACAAGTACGCCTATATCAAGCCAGCGCCGAACATCGAGAAGCTGGTCACGGCGGCGGCGCACCTGAACGTCAGCCTGACCAACCTCAGCCCGGACGGCAAGCACTTCTTGATCGCGACCAGGCCGAGCTTGCAAAGGATCGCCGACATGGCCAAGCCGTACTACAACCTCGGTGGCCTGCAGGTGGATCGCAAAGCGACGAGAAGCCGCAACATGACCGCGCGCGGCAACATGAGCCTGTCGATCCTGGACTGGGAGAGCGGTGAGAAGTGGGCGATCCAGATTCCGGAGGGCGCGACGACCAGCGGCGAGCGGTGGTCGCCGGACGGCTCGCAACTAGCGTTCTTTGCGAACTTTGACAGGGCTAGCTACTTGTACGTTGCGGAGGTCAAGAGTGGCAAAGTAAGACGACTGAATCGCAGGCCGCTCCTGGCGACTTACGTCACTTCTCCGAGGTGGACGGACAGCGGCAACGCCTTGGTCGCGGTTTTTCGGCCGGATCGTATGGACGGCGAGCCGAACGGCCTCGCGAGGAACGACGTGCCGCTCGTGCGCGTGACCGACCCGAAGAGCAACAGGCTCCGCACCTACGCCACGCTGCTCGATTCGCCGCACCAGATGGACCTCTATGAGTACTTCACTACCGGCGTCGTCTGCATCGTCGATATGCGCGCTCGGCTCCACGAAGTCGGCGACGCGAAGATCGTGCGCTCCATCGACCCTTCGCCTGTTGGACGGTACGTGCGCGTCACGACGGTCGTCGAACCGTTTTCGCACATCGTCCCCCACTCGAACTTCGGAACGGTCGACGAGCTTTGGGACGAGGACGGCGAAGTGCTGCACGAGTTCTCCAAGCGACCCTTGCGTGAAG
This genomic interval carries:
- a CDS encoding gamma-glutamyltransferase family protein, giving the protein MPVFARNVVATSQPLAASVGLETLRRGGNAMDAALATAICLTVVEPTSNGIGSDAFALIWSGGELQGLNASGKSPANWDVSRFDGMEQVPLRGWDAVTVPGAVDAWVQCSRRFGRMPFSELFDGALRYAEDGFHVSPVIGLVWARAAEAFKGFPAFYDTFMPGDKAPEIGSIMFLPDHAETLRLIAESEGEAFYRGEIAEKIVKDAEANGAAMSLDDLAQHESEWVEPISIGFHGVDLNEIPPNGQGLAALIALGVLRHTPVLDFPIDSADSVHHQIEAMKIAFAEVFAHLSDPATMRASVDELLDDTYLKKQADSIDPKSAGKARSMLAAAPSTVYLCTADDEGMMVSFIQSNYYGFGSGVVVPGTGIALQNRGCGFTLEKDHPNEAAPGKRPFHTIIPGFVTSERGLSARIQDHGLSVREPAPMESAVLQSAQDDNPAHSQNALMAFGVMGGHMQAQGHVQTVLRTFGHGQNPQAASDAPRWQVSEDGEVLLEEGFDTSVADNLAAREHKVKTNMAPGHFGGGQYILKLEDGYCAASDHRKDGCALGF
- a CDS encoding carboxymuconolactone decarboxylase family protein, whose product is MAFIEYVPESEIAPEQRVPDKDNILQIHCVHPEVMRLHYDLYLELMHKPGPLSRVQREMIAVVVSGLNGCHY
- a CDS encoding threonine synthase, encoding MKIGLSCYLCGKQYDRSVLQTLCTDCKRPLRVDYDLDPSTMSKEALKDREPSMWRYREVLPPCEVVSLGEGMTPLWHTPSLGLNVWVKDEGVNPTASFKARGISVAVSMAKHLGATELAAPSAGNAGGALAAYCAKAGLKAHVYMPKDTPLACIIEAQMHGADVQLIDGLINDCGRMIAEVKEERGWFDVSTLKEPYRIEGKKTMGYEIAEQMSWSLPDAIIYPTGGGTGLIGMWKAFDEMERMEWIGSKRPKMISVQATGCCPIVTAFEKGERFAELHENAHTVASGLRVPAAVGDFIMLDLIRASGGTAIAVTDEEMISCAREIAAKTGVFACPEGGATLAAYRRLIDNGFLKESDQTVLFNTGSGVKYLEALGQ
- a CDS encoding homocysteine S-methyltransferase family protein, coding for MKFESPLLDALAERVLVWDGASGTQLQIAAQDDADFTLDPSADYPTKIKDAAQRLDGKPLDGCNDILNITRPEVVQALHESYLAVGCDIVETNSFGTTSIVLDDYEIPELVYDISLASAQIARRATDKFSTSDRPRFAVGAVGPGTKLISLGQATWDELESTYCDAMTGLIDGGVDALLLETLQDLLMAKASIVGAERAMAETGKRLPLFVQITIEQTGTMLVGSEIGAALNMVECFPGVVAVGINCATGPKEMASHVRFLGKNSTRPISVQPNAGLPLMEGGRAVYKLTPEELAQHHELFVKEDGVAMAGGCCGTTPEHMKLVVEAVGGRPHTSNAHWMKCRDLFPGFDFSMKTQEQMSALKLVGCSSLYQFVPYDQEPSFLIIGERTNANGSRKFKKLLANDNWDAMVDLARELEGEGSHVIDVCTAYVGRDEERDMRILLSLYNKQVTVPIMIDSTEANVIEVSLQYLAGKPIINSINFEDGGERLHTVLGFAQKYAAAVVALTIDEDGMAKTCARKIEVADRLIEQTRAYGLPDHDVFFDCLTFTLGSGDEEFRTAAIETIKAIKEIKRKYPLANTTLGVSNISFGLNPATRIVLNSVFLHYALKAGLSSGIVHGSKILPENKIDPEVWKITEDLVFDRREYASA